In Flavivirga abyssicola, the following are encoded in one genomic region:
- a CDS encoding M23 family metallopeptidase gives MRFILSLLFISSFFLNAQNNYPQDYFDSPLEIPLILSGTFAELRSNHFHSGLDIKTQQRTGLKVKASADGFVSRIKVSHYGYGKALYITHPNGYTTVYAHLQKFAPEIQAYIKKHQYEKESFEIELFPNAEVLPVTKNSIIAYSGNTGGSGGPHLHYEIRDKKEHPINPMLFGIDIKDSTNPIIKSIYAYPLDENSFVNKVNIKQKLQLIPLKNGDYTIKNIEAYGNIGFGIETIDRQDLAANSNGVYNIQTFLNGRRNFELDFRTFSFGETKHINRLIDYEHYATKKQRIQKLFKKDNYLSIYKSVVKDGCVSIQDSTYSVYKIRVADYKNNESWVTIHIKGTRDHFSEPQKKQTTSYYIKANKATNLKEGHVSVDFYKDTFYDDFYIDFQVKNDTLTLHKNIIAANKSFNITYDVSAYSDEDKSKLYIARLLGRKKQPFYTSTKRKGDLLIAKTKTLGTFTLATDSIKPIITPVNFKKGQWLSKYRYLKIKIEDKLSGISKYRATVNGKWILMEYDYKTKILTHDFNDSIITDTKNHLKVIITDNVGNNSTFEALFYRK, from the coding sequence ATGCGTTTTATACTTTCTCTTTTATTTATATCCTCGTTTTTTTTAAATGCGCAAAATAATTATCCTCAAGATTATTTTGATAGTCCTTTGGAAATTCCGTTAATATTATCGGGTACGTTTGCCGAATTGCGTTCTAATCATTTTCATTCTGGTTTAGACATAAAAACACAACAACGTACGGGTTTAAAAGTTAAGGCATCTGCTGACGGATTTGTAAGCAGAATAAAAGTTTCTCATTATGGTTACGGAAAAGCATTGTACATCACACATCCAAATGGTTATACAACTGTTTATGCCCATTTGCAAAAATTTGCTCCAGAGATTCAAGCGTATATTAAAAAGCATCAATATGAAAAAGAATCCTTTGAGATTGAGTTATTTCCAAATGCTGAGGTTTTACCAGTAACAAAAAATAGTATTATAGCTTATAGTGGAAATACGGGAGGCTCAGGGGGACCTCACTTACATTATGAAATACGGGATAAAAAAGAACATCCCATTAATCCGATGCTTTTTGGCATTGATATAAAGGATTCCACAAACCCAATAATAAAATCGATTTACGCATACCCTTTGGATGAAAATTCGTTTGTAAATAAAGTGAATATCAAACAAAAGCTGCAATTAATCCCTTTAAAGAATGGTGATTATACGATAAAGAATATTGAAGCTTATGGCAATATTGGCTTTGGTATTGAAACTATAGATAGGCAAGACTTGGCCGCAAACTCAAATGGTGTTTATAACATTCAAACTTTTTTAAATGGTCGTAGAAACTTTGAATTGGATTTTAGAACGTTTTCATTTGGAGAGACTAAGCACATCAATCGGCTTATTGATTATGAGCATTACGCTACAAAAAAACAGCGGATTCAAAAACTATTTAAAAAAGACAACTATCTAAGCATATACAAGTCTGTTGTAAAAGATGGTTGTGTATCTATACAAGATAGTACATATTCAGTTTATAAAATTAGAGTTGCCGATTATAAGAACAATGAATCATGGGTGACCATACATATTAAGGGTACTAGAGACCATTTTTCTGAGCCGCAAAAAAAGCAAACAACCTCTTATTATATAAAAGCTAATAAAGCTACAAATCTAAAAGAAGGACACGTTTCTGTTGATTTTTACAAGGATACGTTTTACGATGATTTTTATATAGATTTTCAAGTAAAGAACGACACACTTACTTTACATAAAAATATTATTGCTGCTAATAAATCATTCAACATCACTTACGATGTAAGTGCATACAGCGATGAAGATAAATCGAAATTATACATAGCCCGTCTGTTAGGACGTAAAAAACAACCTTTTTACACATCCACAAAGAGAAAAGGCGACCTTTTGATAGCAAAAACAAAAACCCTGGGGACGTTTACATTAGCTACAGACAGCATAAAGCCAATAATTACTCCTGTTAACTTTAAAAAAGGACAATGGTTAAGTAAATATCGTTATTTAAAAATTAAAATTGAAGATAAGCTTTCTGGAATTTCTAAATACAGAGCTACGGTTAATGGCAAATGGATTTTAATGGAATACGATTATAAAACAAAAATACTCACTCATGATTTTAATGATAGCATCATTACAGACACAAAGAATCATTTAAAAGTAATAATAACCGATAATGTTGGAAATAATTCTACTTTTGAAGCGTTATTTTACCGAAAATAA
- the rny gene encoding ribonuclease Y: MDNSIIYAVGGVILGLIIGFIITKRLEKNNASKLIKEAKKNADLILKEAKSEGERLKKDKILQAKEKFIELKSEHEKVILSRDKKMAEAEKRTRDKESQISNELSKGKKLNENLERKTKDYNHRLDVLEKRQEELDKLHKNQVQQLEVISSLSAEEAKEQLVESLKGEAKNDAMAYIQSALEEAKLTAEQDAKKVIINTIQRIGTEEAVDNCVSVFNIESDDVKGRIIGREGRNIRAIEAATGVEIIVDDTPEAIILSCFDSVRREIARLSLHKLVTDGRIHPARIEEIVKKTKKQIEQEIIEVGKRTVIDLGIHNLNPELIKMVGRMKYRSSYGQNLLQHSREVAKLCGVMAAELGLNPKLAKRAGLLHDIGKVPDAEADMETPHAILGMQWAEKFGEKADVCNAIGAHHDEIEMKSLLAPIIQVCDAISGARPGARRQVLDSYIQRLKDLEDIAFGFTGVKKAYAIQAGRELRVIVESEKVDDQKAADLSFNISQKVQTDMTYPGQVKVTVIRETRAVNIAK, from the coding sequence ATGGACAACTCAATTATATATGCAGTAGGAGGCGTTATTTTAGGACTCATAATAGGTTTTATCATAACAAAAAGGCTAGAGAAGAATAATGCTTCTAAACTGATAAAAGAAGCTAAAAAAAATGCAGATTTAATACTCAAAGAAGCGAAGAGTGAAGGGGAAAGATTAAAAAAAGATAAAATTCTTCAAGCTAAAGAAAAATTTATAGAACTTAAATCAGAACATGAAAAGGTCATCTTATCTAGAGATAAGAAAATGGCAGAAGCAGAGAAGCGTACACGCGATAAAGAATCGCAAATATCCAATGAGCTCTCAAAAGGAAAAAAGCTTAATGAAAATCTAGAAAGAAAAACTAAAGATTATAACCATAGACTTGATGTGCTTGAAAAGAGACAAGAGGAGCTAGATAAGCTTCATAAAAACCAAGTACAGCAATTAGAGGTTATTTCTAGTCTTTCTGCTGAAGAAGCCAAGGAACAGTTAGTTGAGTCTTTAAAAGGCGAAGCTAAAAATGATGCGATGGCTTACATACAAAGTGCTTTAGAAGAAGCGAAGCTAACTGCAGAGCAAGATGCTAAAAAAGTTATTATAAATACCATACAACGTATAGGAACCGAGGAAGCTGTTGATAATTGTGTGTCTGTATTCAATATAGAATCGGATGATGTTAAAGGACGTATTATTGGTAGAGAAGGTAGAAATATTCGTGCTATCGAAGCTGCAACTGGTGTTGAAATTATAGTTGATGATACACCAGAAGCTATTATATTATCTTGCTTTGATTCTGTAAGAAGGGAAATTGCCCGTTTGTCATTACATAAACTAGTGACCGATGGTAGAATCCACCCAGCACGTATTGAAGAGATTGTAAAGAAAACTAAAAAACAAATTGAACAAGAAATTATTGAAGTAGGAAAACGTACTGTCATTGATCTGGGAATACATAATTTAAACCCAGAACTTATTAAGATGGTAGGACGTATGAAGTACCGTTCTTCTTATGGACAGAACTTGCTACAACACTCGCGTGAAGTTGCAAAGCTTTGTGGTGTTATGGCTGCAGAATTGGGGCTTAACCCTAAACTGGCAAAACGCGCTGGATTATTACACGATATTGGTAAAGTGCCAGATGCTGAAGCAGATATGGAAACACCACACGCTATTCTTGGGATGCAATGGGCAGAAAAATTTGGAGAAAAAGCCGATGTATGTAATGCCATAGGAGCACACCACGATGAAATTGAAATGAAATCGTTATTAGCACCAATTATACAAGTCTGTGATGCTATTTCTGGAGCACGCCCTGGAGCACGTCGTCAAGTATTGGATAGTTATATCCAACGATTAAAAGATTTAGAGGATATTGCTTTTGGCTTTACAGGTGTTAAGAAAGCATATGCTATTCAAGCTGGTAGAGAACTAAGAGTCATTGTTGAAAGTGAAAAAGTAGATGATCAAAAAGCTGCCGATTTATCATTCAACATATCTCAAAAAGTACAAACGGATATGACATATCCTGGTCAGGTTAAAGTAACCGTAATAAGAGAAACCAGAGCTGTTAATATTGCTAAGTAA
- a CDS encoding cell division protein ZapA: protein MSEKLKIKLSIANRVYPLTIEASQEEGLRKAAKNIEAMIKQFEQSYSVRDKQDVLAMCALQFASQVEQESINKDNVNEHVEEKLNSLNDLLHSYLIS, encoded by the coding sequence ATGTCAGAAAAGCTTAAAATAAAGCTGTCTATAGCAAATAGAGTATATCCTTTAACTATTGAAGCAAGTCAAGAAGAAGGATTGCGTAAAGCAGCTAAAAACATTGAAGCTATGATAAAGCAATTTGAGCAAAGTTATTCTGTTAGAGATAAACAAGATGTATTGGCGATGTGTGCCTTGCAGTTTGCATCTCAAGTAGAACAGGAATCTATTAATAAAGATAATGTAAATGAGCATGTAGAAGAAAAGCTAAATTCGCTTAATGATTTATTGCATTCTTATTTGATCTCTTAA